A stretch of Episyrphus balteatus chromosome 2, idEpiBalt1.1, whole genome shotgun sequence DNA encodes these proteins:
- the LOC129909260 gene encoding uncharacterized protein LOC129909260, producing the protein MPQQQQTKTLKMMYSGNLELISCPIKAKYEECIEIACQRFEIPFEFKNHIQISNGSRYIFEKYTFEYFNLLFPSPEIIFYIKLDYNGLLGTLGSESDDRVPFTKLHNKRRISIEYEGVPVTRQNCFIGSLDGNNDANTESSEEPKPKKQRIIVTTSKYAVKKISSRKSIRV; encoded by the exons AtgccacaacaacaacaaacaaaaacattgaaaatgatGTACAGCGGAAATCTGGAGCTAATATCCTGCCCGATCAAGGCTAAATACGAAGAGTGTATTGAAATTG CTTGTCAACGTTTTGAGATACCTTTCGAATTTAAAAATCACATCCAAATCTCGAATGGATCgagatatatttttgaaaagtataCATTTGAGTACTTTAACTTGTTATTTCCAAGTCCAGAAATTATATTCTATATTAAATTGGACTACAATGGACTTTTGGGTACTTTAGGATCTGAATCGGATGATCGAGTACCATTTACAAAATTGCATAATAAAAGAAGAATTAGCATCGAATATGAAGGTGTTCCAGTAACGAGGCAGAATTGTTTCATTGGATCACTTGATGGGAATAATGATGCCAACACAGAATCATCCGAAGAaccaaaaccaaagaaacaaaGAATAATTGTAACCACATCCAAATATGCTGTGAAGAAGATATCTTCAAGGAAGTCCATTCGTGTTTAA